One stretch of Streptomyces sp. NBC_01363 DNA includes these proteins:
- a CDS encoding TetR family transcriptional regulator yields the protein MTGAPTGPGGHSDPTGPTGGPTPKRRGRPSRTAAPTGPDARTRILEAARTEFAERGYDKTSVRGIAKAAGVDSALVHHYFGTKDEVFAAAIELSFEPALVLPAVLGNGTDGLGERLARYFISVWENPASRAPLLAIMRSALTHEAAAKVLRGFVLRRLLERVAEALDVPDATFRAELAASHMIGIAMLRYVIRAEPLASADPEKIVEMVAPTLQRYLTEA from the coding sequence ATGACCGGCGCCCCCACGGGCCCCGGCGGCCACTCGGACCCCACCGGCCCCACCGGCGGTCCCACCCCCAAGCGCCGCGGCCGCCCCTCCCGTACCGCCGCCCCCACCGGCCCCGACGCGCGCACCCGCATCCTGGAGGCGGCCCGCACCGAATTCGCGGAGCGCGGCTACGACAAGACGTCGGTCCGGGGCATCGCCAAGGCGGCGGGCGTCGACTCAGCCCTGGTCCACCATTACTTCGGTACGAAGGACGAGGTCTTCGCGGCCGCGATCGAGCTCTCCTTCGAGCCGGCCCTGGTGCTCCCGGCCGTCCTCGGCAACGGCACGGACGGCCTGGGGGAGCGGCTGGCCCGCTACTTCATCTCCGTGTGGGAGAACCCGGCGTCCAGGGCCCCGCTGCTGGCGATCATGCGATCCGCGCTGACGCACGAGGCGGCGGCGAAGGTCCTCCGGGGCTTCGTCCTGCGCCGGCTCCTGGAACGCGTGGCGGAGGCACTCGACGTACCGGACGCCACGTTCCGCGCGGAACTGGCGGCTTCGCACATGATCGGGATCGCGATGCTCCGCTATGTGATCCGGGCGGAACCGCTGGCCTCGGCGGACCCCGAGAAGATCGTCGAGATGGTCGCACCGACCCTGCAGCGCTACCTGACGGAAGCCTGA
- a CDS encoding sugar phosphate isomerase/epimerase, translating to MAEPVVRIPDAKVALSTASVYPESTATAFEIAARLGYDGVEVMVWTDPVSQDIEALRRLSDYHQVPILAVHAPCLLITQRVWSTDPWVKLQRARAAAEKLGATTVVVHPPFRWQRNYARDFVTGIWRMADETDVRFAVENMYPWRYRDREMLAYAPDWDVTNDDYRHFTVDLSHTATARTDGMAMVERMGDRLAHIHLADGKGSNKDEHLVPGRGDQPCAELLEHLARTGFDGHVVIEVNTRRAMSTAEREADLAEALAFTRLHLASSPIRAPRP from the coding sequence GTGGCAGAACCAGTGGTGCGCATCCCGGATGCGAAGGTCGCCCTGTCGACGGCTTCCGTCTACCCGGAGTCGACGGCGACGGCCTTCGAGATCGCCGCGCGCCTCGGTTACGACGGCGTCGAGGTCATGGTGTGGACGGACCCCGTCAGCCAGGACATCGAGGCGCTGCGACGGCTCTCGGACTACCACCAGGTGCCGATCCTCGCCGTCCACGCGCCCTGTCTGCTGATCACGCAGCGCGTCTGGTCCACCGATCCCTGGGTGAAGCTCCAGCGGGCCCGCGCCGCGGCGGAGAAGCTCGGGGCGACGACCGTGGTCGTCCATCCGCCGTTCCGTTGGCAGCGCAATTACGCGCGCGACTTCGTCACCGGGATCTGGCGCATGGCCGACGAGACCGATGTGCGGTTCGCCGTCGAGAACATGTACCCCTGGCGCTACCGGGACCGCGAGATGCTCGCGTACGCCCCCGACTGGGACGTCACCAACGACGACTACCGCCACTTCACCGTGGACCTCTCGCACACCGCGACGGCCCGCACCGACGGCATGGCGATGGTCGAGCGGATGGGTGACCGGCTCGCCCACATCCACCTCGCCGACGGCAAGGGCTCCAACAAGGACGAGCACCTGGTGCCCGGCCGGGGCGACCAGCCCTGTGCCGAACTCCTGGAGCACCTGGCCCGCACCGGCTTCGACGGCCATGTCGTCATCGAGGTCAACACCCGCCGTGCCATGTCCACCGCCGAACGCGAAGCCGACCTGGCGGAGGCGCTGGCCTTCACCCGGCTCCACCTGGCGTCGTCCCCGATCCGCGCGCCGCGCCCATGA